The following are encoded together in the Acidobacteriota bacterium genome:
- a CDS encoding PIN domain-containing protein, with the protein MTRYLCDTSCLVAAISSWHEHHERTRAELDRRSNRGDTLVLAGHSLVETYSVLTRLPAPHRLRASDALAAIEANWSSAPVVQLTGTETWAALTEAVRLETVGGRTYDTLIARTALKARAETILTWNVRDFAPFGSQIRIEAPG; encoded by the coding sequence TTGACCCGGTACCTCTGCGACACGTCCTGCCTGGTCGCAGCGATCAGTTCCTGGCACGAGCACCACGAACGCACCCGCGCGGAACTCGATCGGCGATCGAACCGGGGCGACACGCTCGTGTTGGCAGGCCACTCACTCGTGGAGACCTACTCCGTGCTGACGCGACTGCCAGCTCCCCACAGGTTGCGAGCAAGCGACGCCCTCGCGGCGATCGAGGCCAACTGGAGTTCCGCGCCGGTCGTCCAACTGACCGGAACCGAGACCTGGGCTGCCCTGACCGAAGCCGTAAGGCTCGAAACCGTCGGCGGCCGGACCTACGACACGCTCATCGCTCGAACGGCGCTCAAGGCAAGAGCGGAGACGATCCTCACGTGGAATGTCCGCGACTTCGCCCCGTTCGGATCCCAGATCCGCATTGAGGCGCCCGGCTAG
- a CDS encoding antitoxin, translated as MTMIDKAGRLVVPKAIRDAAHLHPGTQVRFRLTGGCVQIEPEPLEVKLERRGSVVVAVPTGETPAPLTASEVATVIDEIRTRQDRERPGD; from the coding sequence ATGACGATGATCGACAAAGCAGGCCGCCTGGTCGTACCCAAGGCCATCCGGGACGCCGCGCATCTTCATCCAGGCACCCAGGTTCGCTTTCGCCTGACCGGCGGTTGCGTTCAGATCGAGCCGGAGCCCCTCGAGGTGAAACTCGAACGCCGCGGCTCGGTGGTCGTCGCCGTTCCAACCGGGGAGACACCGGCTCCGCTGACCGCATCGGAAGTTGCCACTGTGATCGATGAAATCCGCACGCGGCAGGACCGCGAGCGTCCTGGCGATTGA
- a CDS encoding tetratricopeptide repeat protein, producing MTRAMSARLTAGAPAFWPALALSDIVAAILLVLLTTAPLTAQQIPAPRLDGAEPAVRQRLASLQADLRADPGNGDAWGRYGMVLEAHTFTDEAIAAYGRGHELSPGTFRWPYLLAALIDERSAADSLQFYRAALALDADYAPARVRFAEALERTGQFDAANREYAQAARLDPANAHAHAGLGRLALAAGDSDAAIRHLSRARDLAAENRSFAVTLAQAYARAGDRERGQQIATAARSLGRINYRDDPIRSSVHDLALDARSYLRRANAHRVHGELDLARRELRAGIDVDASRPELHFALAEVLAAAGDPAGSLAAAHRASELHPELEGVAPFLARALFQTGDLSGALAKAEEALRLDASDVSMMLLVALVSAERGDVVRTVDVLDRAYRERPQDPPTRDGLIQLLTNVGEAMVSSGLPDAAAGQFRKALDLAEEAGSPEAAGLRRRLAQVRR from the coding sequence ATGACTCGCGCAATGTCGGCCAGGCTGACTGCCGGTGCGCCTGCCTTCTGGCCGGCACTCGCCCTAAGCGACATCGTCGCGGCGATCCTCCTCGTACTCCTCACCACTGCCCCCCTCACCGCCCAGCAGATCCCCGCACCCCGGCTCGACGGCGCCGAGCCCGCCGTTCGCCAGCGCCTCGCCTCGCTTCAGGCGGACCTCCGCGCCGACCCGGGAAACGGCGACGCCTGGGGCCGATACGGCATGGTCCTCGAGGCTCACACCTTCACCGACGAGGCCATCGCCGCCTACGGCCGAGGCCACGAGCTCTCGCCGGGGACGTTCCGCTGGCCCTACCTGCTCGCCGCCCTGATCGACGAACGCTCCGCCGCGGACAGCCTGCAGTTCTACCGCGCGGCCCTCGCCCTCGACGCGGACTACGCACCCGCCCGGGTCCGCTTCGCCGAGGCGCTCGAGCGGACCGGGCAGTTCGACGCCGCCAACCGCGAGTACGCGCAAGCGGCCCGACTCGACCCGGCCAACGCCCACGCCCACGCCGGGCTGGGCCGCCTCGCCCTCGCCGCCGGCGATTCGGACGCCGCCATTCGGCATCTGTCCCGAGCCCGCGACCTCGCGGCCGAGAATCGCTCCTTCGCGGTCACCCTGGCCCAGGCGTACGCGCGGGCAGGAGACCGCGAGCGCGGGCAGCAGATCGCCACCGCCGCACGCTCGCTGGGACGCATCAACTACCGCGACGACCCGATCCGCTCGAGCGTCCACGACCTGGCGCTGGACGCCCGCAGCTATCTGCGGCGCGCCAACGCTCACCGCGTCCACGGCGAACTCGACCTCGCGCGGCGTGAGCTCCGTGCCGGCATCGATGTCGACGCCTCGAGGCCCGAACTCCACTTCGCACTTGCCGAAGTGCTCGCCGCCGCTGGCGATCCGGCGGGCTCGCTCGCCGCCGCGCACCGCGCGTCCGAACTGCACCCGGAACTCGAAGGCGTGGCGCCTTTTCTGGCGCGGGCGCTCTTTCAGACCGGCGACCTGAGCGGGGCGCTCGCCAAGGCCGAAGAGGCTCTGCGACTCGACGCGAGCGACGTCAGCATGATGCTGCTCGTCGCCCTGGTCAGCGCCGAGCGTGGCGACGTCGTCCGCACCGTCGACGTATTGGATCGCGCCTACCGGGAGCGGCCCCAGGATCCGCCCACCCGCGACGGCCTCATCCAGTTGCTAACGAACGTCGGAGAAGCAATGGTGAGCAGCGGGCTGCCGGACGCCGCCGCCGGGCAGTTCCGGAAGGCGCTCGACCTGGCCGAGGAAGCGGGAAGTCCCGAGGCGGCCGGACTTCGCAGGAGGCTCGCGCAGGTTCGCCGCTAA
- a CDS encoding CRTAC1 family protein, giving the protein MARNRAARVAGLVLASASACSAPPDSGVAPAEAPGAGPEATPAVRFVDVTAESGIDHVLPSGTDSTYPMPAVMGGGLAVFDADGDGDLDLYVVAPAAGGNRFYVQHDAGHFTDATTAAGLEGDGMGCAVGDLDNDGDLDLYVTRVGPDRLFLNDGKGVFADRSAAWNAAVPGWSSSAALLDYDRDGYLDLYVARYVAFDPARVCSQHGGRRDFCGPTEFEGLSDVLLHNLGGNGFEDVSAAAGITAVADAGLGVVAADFDHDGEVDIYVANDADPNNLWTHQGGGRFLDDGVLQGSAFNRWGNSEAGMGIATGDADLDLDLDLFVTHLITETNTYYRNLMLPGFEDATIDTELGAASLDLTGFGTAFFDADNDGDLDLAVANGAVKRRPSALATPGGVDAPPAFWSEYAEPNLLLVNDEGRFADASAQRPWTELGLSRALVPADLDRDGDLDLVIANLDGAPRILRNLTIDAGAASDEPTVANWLRVRAFDPRLDREAIGARITVRTPDGPRLLHALPPGSYLSAGPATAHLGLGAAESVESFDVVWPDGLVESFDGAAADQVVTLVRGEGH; this is encoded by the coding sequence GTGGCGCGGAACCGCGCGGCCCGGGTTGCGGGCCTGGTTCTGGCTAGCGCGTCTGCCTGTTCGGCGCCGCCCGACTCCGGTGTGGCGCCGGCGGAAGCGCCGGGAGCCGGCCCGGAGGCCACGCCCGCCGTCCGCTTCGTCGACGTGACAGCCGAGAGCGGCATCGACCACGTCCTGCCGAGCGGCACGGACTCGACCTACCCCATGCCGGCGGTGATGGGTGGCGGCCTGGCGGTGTTCGACGCCGACGGCGATGGCGACCTCGACCTGTACGTCGTCGCCCCGGCGGCCGGCGGCAACCGCTTCTACGTCCAGCACGACGCCGGCCACTTCACAGACGCCACGACGGCCGCCGGACTGGAGGGCGACGGCATGGGCTGCGCCGTCGGCGATCTGGACAACGACGGCGACCTCGACCTCTACGTGACCCGGGTCGGGCCGGACCGCCTCTTCCTCAACGACGGCAAGGGCGTGTTCGCTGACCGCTCCGCGGCCTGGAACGCGGCTGTTCCCGGCTGGTCCTCGTCCGCCGCCCTGCTCGACTACGACCGCGACGGCTACCTCGACCTCTACGTCGCCCGCTACGTTGCGTTCGACCCGGCGCGCGTCTGCTCGCAGCACGGCGGAAGGCGGGACTTCTGTGGCCCCACCGAGTTCGAGGGCCTGAGCGACGTCCTGCTCCACAACCTGGGCGGTAACGGGTTCGAAGACGTCAGCGCCGCCGCCGGCATCACCGCGGTGGCAGACGCCGGCCTCGGTGTCGTCGCCGCGGACTTCGATCACGACGGCGAAGTGGACATCTACGTCGCGAACGACGCCGACCCGAACAACCTCTGGACCCACCAGGGCGGTGGGCGTTTCCTGGACGACGGCGTCCTGCAAGGCTCCGCGTTCAACCGCTGGGGCAACAGCGAGGCGGGAATGGGCATCGCCACCGGCGACGCCGACCTCGACCTGGACCTCGACCTGTTCGTGACCCACCTGATCACCGAGACGAACACCTACTACCGCAACCTCATGCTGCCCGGCTTCGAGGACGCGACGATCGACACCGAACTCGGCGCGGCGAGCCTCGATCTGACCGGCTTCGGCACCGCCTTCTTCGACGCCGACAACGACGGCGACCTCGACCTCGCGGTGGCGAACGGAGCGGTCAAGCGGCGGCCGTCGGCGCTAGCTACGCCCGGTGGCGTCGACGCTCCTCCCGCGTTCTGGTCCGAGTACGCCGAACCGAACCTTCTCCTGGTCAACGACGAAGGCCGCTTCGCCGACGCTTCGGCCCAGCGGCCGTGGACCGAACTCGGGCTCAGCCGGGCGCTCGTACCCGCCGACCTGGACCGGGACGGCGACCTCGACCTCGTGATCGCCAACCTCGACGGAGCGCCACGGATTCTCCGCAACCTGACGATTGACGCGGGCGCCGCCAGCGACGAACCGACCGTTGCGAACTGGCTGCGGGTCCGCGCGTTCGACCCCCGCCTCGACCGCGAGGCGATCGGCGCCCGGATCACGGTCCGTACGCCGGACGGTCCGCGGCTCCTGCACGCGCTGCCGCCCGGCAGCTACCTCTCCGCCGGACCCGCCACGGCCCACCTCGGCCTGGGCGCGGCCGAATCGGTGGAGAGCTTCGATGTCGTCTGGCCCGACGGTCTGGTGGAGAGCTTCGACGGCGCTGCCGCCGACCAGGTCGTAACGCTAGTCCGCGGCGAGGGCCACTGA
- a CDS encoding DUF1761 domain-containing protein yields MHFADLNWLAVVVSAVAFFAFGAVWYSFLFGKAWAAEMGIDMENPPESNMVKTMGGSFVLELIAAIVVGMVMMDMGGGYMVGIHVGLLLGLGIASMLMGVQYLFEQRSLKLWLINAGHMTIGLAMVGAIQGAWQ; encoded by the coding sequence ATGCACTTTGCCGACCTGAACTGGCTTGCCGTCGTCGTCTCCGCCGTTGCCTTCTTCGCCTTCGGCGCCGTCTGGTACTCCTTCCTGTTCGGCAAGGCGTGGGCCGCCGAGATGGGCATCGACATGGAGAACCCGCCGGAATCGAACATGGTCAAGACGATGGGCGGCTCGTTCGTTCTGGAGTTGATCGCGGCCATCGTCGTCGGCATGGTGATGATGGACATGGGCGGGGGCTACATGGTCGGAATCCACGTCGGTCTCCTGCTCGGCCTCGGCATCGCGTCGATGCTGATGGGGGTCCAGTACCTGTTCGAGCAGCGGTCCCTCAAGCTGTGGCTGATCAATGCCGGACACATGACGATCGGCCTTGCGATGGTCGGTGCGATCCAGGGGGCCTGGCAGTAA